The Streptomyces sp. NBC_01255 genome window below encodes:
- a CDS encoding peptidoglycan D,D-transpeptidase FtsI family protein, translated as MPSKEPPRRRVPGPARPARPARPRPASAGARPSRPAASRPAPRPAAKRPAPRPAPRQPRTIRLGSPRPRLRLISLGLTLVMLVFVIRLLQVQAVDASAYAAKADKYRFQDHTLSAERGEITDRNGIALAASVDAYDITADPKLFTPEESKVADAPEQAAALLAPILGKEPAELAKKLRTPKSRYTLLARKQTPQVWNQIKDLRKVYGEKSRAKGGTGVNLLGGILSEPSTKRVYPNGELAAGILGYVNAEGKGAGGVESMLDPELAGKDGKVRFTESGGRQVPTAGSQGTPAVPGSDIELTIDRDIQWAAQQAITEQVRKSKADRGYVVVQNTKTGEVLAMANAPGFDPNDLSAANAASMGNAALQDAYEPGSTSKVMSMAAVLEEGKAAPDTHVTVPNRLHRGDRLFKDDVDHKTWYLTLNGVLAKSSNIGTILATGRLGDTQADANRVLHTYLRKFGMGSPTGLNFPGETPGILAKPEDWSTSQQYTIPFGQGLSVSAMQAASVYSTIANGGVRIEPTLVRGTKGPDGRFAAAPAPKESRVVSEKTAKTLAQMLESVVDDREGTGTRAAIPGYRVAGKTGTANRVDPELGRYKGYTASFAGFAPADDPQITVYCAIQNPTKGSYFGGQICGPIYKKVMEFALKTLHVAPTGSEPARLPVFSDRTP; from the coding sequence TCGCGCCCCGCTCCGCGCCCCGCCGCGAAGCGCCCCGCGCCCCGGCCGGCGCCCCGGCAGCCCCGTACCATCCGGCTCGGCAGCCCCCGGCCCCGGCTCCGGCTGATCTCCCTCGGCCTGACCCTCGTCATGCTGGTCTTCGTGATCCGGCTGCTCCAGGTCCAGGCCGTCGACGCCAGCGCGTACGCCGCCAAGGCCGACAAGTACCGCTTCCAGGACCACACGCTCTCCGCCGAGCGGGGCGAGATCACCGACCGCAACGGCATCGCGCTCGCCGCCAGCGTCGACGCGTACGACATCACCGCCGACCCCAAGCTCTTCACGCCCGAGGAGTCCAAGGTCGCCGACGCGCCCGAGCAGGCCGCGGCCCTCCTCGCCCCGATCCTGGGCAAGGAACCCGCCGAGCTGGCCAAGAAGCTGCGTACCCCCAAGTCCCGCTACACCCTGCTCGCGCGCAAGCAGACCCCGCAGGTCTGGAACCAGATCAAGGACCTCAGGAAGGTCTACGGGGAGAAGTCCCGCGCCAAGGGCGGCACCGGCGTCAATCTGCTCGGCGGCATCCTCAGCGAGCCCAGCACCAAGCGCGTGTACCCGAACGGCGAGCTCGCCGCCGGGATACTGGGCTATGTCAACGCCGAGGGCAAGGGAGCCGGCGGCGTGGAGTCCATGCTCGACCCGGAGCTCGCCGGCAAGGACGGCAAGGTCCGCTTCACGGAGTCCGGCGGCCGCCAGGTGCCCACCGCGGGCTCCCAGGGCACCCCCGCCGTCCCCGGCTCCGACATCGAGCTCACCATCGACCGGGACATCCAGTGGGCCGCCCAGCAGGCCATCACCGAGCAGGTGAGGAAGTCCAAGGCCGACCGCGGATACGTCGTCGTGCAGAACACGAAGACGGGCGAGGTCCTCGCCATGGCCAACGCCCCCGGCTTCGACCCCAACGACCTCTCCGCCGCCAACGCGGCCTCCATGGGCAACGCGGCCCTCCAGGACGCCTACGAGCCCGGCTCCACCAGCAAGGTCATGTCCATGGCCGCCGTCCTGGAGGAGGGCAAGGCGGCCCCCGACACCCACGTCACCGTCCCCAACCGGCTCCACCGCGGCGACCGGCTCTTCAAGGACGACGTCGACCACAAGACCTGGTACCTGACCCTCAACGGCGTCCTCGCCAAGTCCAGCAACATCGGCACGATCCTCGCCACCGGCCGGCTCGGCGACACCCAGGCCGACGCCAACCGGGTCCTCCACACCTACCTGCGCAAGTTCGGGATGGGCAGCCCCACCGGCCTGAACTTCCCGGGCGAGACCCCCGGCATCCTCGCCAAGCCCGAGGACTGGTCCACCTCGCAGCAGTACACGATCCCCTTCGGCCAGGGCCTCTCCGTCAGCGCCATGCAGGCCGCCTCCGTGTACTCGACCATCGCCAACGGAGGCGTACGGATCGAACCGACCCTCGTACGCGGCACCAAGGGGCCCGACGGGCGCTTCGCCGCGGCCCCCGCGCCCAAGGAGTCCCGGGTCGTCAGCGAGAAGACCGCCAAGACCCTCGCCCAGATGCTGGAGTCCGTCGTCGACGACCGGGAGGGCACCGGCACCAGGGCCGCGATCCCCGGCTACCGGGTCGCGGGCAAGACCGGCACCGCCAACCGCGTCGACCCCGAACTCGGCCGCTACAAGGGGTACACCGCCTCCTTCGCCGGCTTCGCCCCCGCCGACGACCCGCAGATCACCGTCTACTGCGCCATCCAGAACCCCACCAAGGGCAGCTACTTCGGCGGCCAGATCTGCGGACCCATCTACAAGAAGGTCATGGAGTTCGCCCTCAAGACCCTCCACGTCGCCCCCACAGGCAGCGAGCCCGCCCGACTGCCGGTCTTCTCCGACCGCACCCCGTGA
- a CDS encoding UDP-N-acetylmuramoyl-L-alanyl-D-glutamate--2,6-diaminopimelate ligase yields MTTITPHSGNRKSNSGDAPGSFGPAQGAPGTLTAVPHADQYRTTPPRPQQARPTPLGDLAAQLGVDTPGAGPGHGPVAITGITHDSRAVRPGDVYAALPGARLHGADFVAQAAGLGAAAVLTDPDGAERAAATGLPVLVVENPRGRMGELAAEIYGRPGAGLLQIGITGTSGKTTTAYLVEGGLRGAGRSTGLVGTVEMRIGDERIKSERTTPEATDLQALFAVMRERGVEAVAMEVSSHALVLGRVDGCVFDVAVFNNLSPEHMEFHSDMEDYFRAKAALFTPERSRLGVVNLDDAYGRRLAKEATVPVVTFSAEGRADADWRAEDLVLGSHDSTFTAVGPQGERISATAPLPGPFNVANTLAAIATLATAGLEAKSAADGIAAVPGVPGRLERVEAGQPYLAVVDYAHKTDAVESVLRSLREVTEGKLHVVIGCGGDRDTTKRGPMGAATARLSDTAVLTSDNPRSEDPLVILSAMLAGAAEVPAEERGEVVVLADRAAAIAAAVARAQPGDTVLVAGKGHEQGQEIAGVVRPFDDRQVLRAAILEQNARVAPVDDSAEDSHQNSQG; encoded by the coding sequence GTGACAACGATCACCCCCCATTCCGGGAACCGGAAATCGAACTCCGGCGACGCCCCGGGCTCTTTTGGCCCCGCACAGGGTGCGCCCGGTACGCTCACCGCCGTGCCACACGCTGATCAGTACCGAACCACCCCGCCCCGGCCGCAGCAGGCCCGCCCGACACCCCTGGGCGACCTGGCCGCACAGCTGGGCGTCGACACCCCCGGCGCCGGCCCCGGCCACGGTCCCGTCGCCATCACGGGCATCACGCACGACTCCCGGGCCGTACGCCCCGGGGACGTGTACGCGGCCCTGCCCGGAGCCCGCCTGCACGGCGCCGACTTCGTCGCCCAGGCCGCCGGACTCGGAGCCGCCGCGGTCCTCACCGACCCGGACGGCGCCGAGCGCGCCGCCGCGACCGGCCTGCCGGTCCTCGTCGTCGAGAACCCGCGCGGCCGGATGGGCGAGCTCGCCGCCGAGATCTACGGACGGCCCGGCGCCGGCCTCCTCCAGATCGGCATCACCGGCACGTCCGGCAAGACCACCACGGCCTACCTCGTCGAGGGCGGCCTGCGCGGCGCCGGACGGTCCACCGGTCTCGTCGGCACCGTCGAGATGCGCATCGGAGACGAGCGCATCAAGTCGGAACGGACCACGCCCGAGGCCACCGACCTCCAGGCGCTCTTCGCCGTCATGCGCGAGCGGGGCGTCGAAGCGGTCGCCATGGAGGTCTCCAGCCACGCCCTCGTGCTCGGCCGGGTGGACGGCTGCGTCTTCGACGTCGCCGTCTTCAACAACCTCAGCCCGGAGCACATGGAGTTCCACTCCGACATGGAGGACTACTTCCGGGCCAAGGCCGCGCTCTTCACGCCCGAGCGCAGCCGGCTCGGCGTCGTGAACCTCGACGACGCGTACGGTCGCAGGCTCGCGAAGGAGGCGACCGTCCCGGTCGTCACCTTCTCCGCCGAGGGCCGCGCCGACGCCGACTGGCGCGCCGAGGACCTCGTCCTCGGCTCCCACGACTCGACGTTCACCGCCGTCGGCCCGCAGGGCGAGCGGATCTCCGCCACCGCCCCGCTGCCCGGCCCGTTCAACGTCGCCAACACCCTCGCCGCGATCGCCACCCTCGCCACCGCGGGCCTCGAAGCGAAGAGCGCCGCCGACGGCATCGCTGCCGTCCCCGGCGTCCCGGGCCGCCTGGAGCGGGTCGAGGCCGGCCAGCCGTACCTCGCGGTCGTCGACTACGCCCACAAAACGGACGCCGTCGAATCGGTCCTGCGCTCGCTGCGCGAGGTCACCGAGGGCAAGCTGCACGTGGTCATCGGCTGCGGCGGCGACCGGGACACCACCAAGCGCGGCCCGATGGGCGCCGCCACGGCCCGGCTCTCCGACACCGCCGTCCTGACCTCCGACAACCCACGCTCCGAGGATCCCCTCGTGATCCTCTCCGCCATGCTCGCGGGCGCCGCCGAGGTCCCGGCGGAGGAGCGCGGCGAGGTCGTCGTCCTCGCCGACCGCGCCGCCGCCATCGCCGCCGCCGTGGCCCGCGCACAGCCGGGCGACACCGTCCTGGTCGCGGGCAAGGGCCACGAGCAGGGCCAGGAGATCGCCGGGGTCGTACGCCCCTTCGACGACCGCCAGGTCCTCCGCGCGGCGATCCTCGAACAGAACGCCCGGGTCGCCCCCGTGGACGACAGCGCCGAAGACAGCCACCAGAACAGTCAGGGATGA
- a CDS encoding UDP-N-acetylmuramoyl-tripeptide--D-alanyl-D-alanine ligase translates to MIALSLAEIAEIVGGQKHDIPDPAALVDGSVVIDSREVRPGSLFVAFAGERVDGHDYAERAVEAGAAAVLAARPVGVPAIVVDDVQTALGALARAVVERLGTDVVALTGSAGKTSTKDLIAQVLDRHAPTVWTPGSLNNEIGLPLTALRASDETRHLVLEMGARGIGHIRYLTGLTPPRIGLVLNVGTAHIGEFGGREQIAEAKGELVEALPSAEEGGVAVLNADDPLVRAMASRTKARVILFGEADEAAVRAENVLLTENGQPSFRLHTPTGCSDVTLRLYGEHHVSNALAAAAVAHELGMPVEEIATALSEAGTLSRWRMEVTERPDGVTIVNDAYNANPESMRAALRALASMGRAAQARGARTWAVLGKMAELGDASLVEHDAVGRLAVRLNVSKLVAVGDREASWLQLGAYNEGSWGEESVHVSDAQAAVDLLRSELRPGDVVLVKASRSVGLERVALALLDTEGEVAGR, encoded by the coding sequence GTGATCGCCCTCTCCCTCGCCGAGATCGCCGAAATCGTCGGCGGGCAGAAGCACGACATACCGGATCCGGCCGCCTTGGTCGACGGGTCCGTCGTCATCGACTCCCGCGAGGTGCGGCCCGGCAGCCTCTTCGTCGCGTTCGCCGGTGAGCGCGTCGACGGCCACGACTACGCGGAGCGCGCCGTCGAGGCGGGTGCGGCGGCCGTGCTCGCCGCCCGTCCCGTCGGCGTCCCCGCGATCGTCGTGGACGACGTGCAGACCGCGCTGGGGGCCCTCGCCCGCGCGGTCGTCGAGCGGCTCGGCACCGATGTCGTCGCCCTCACCGGCTCGGCCGGCAAGACCTCCACGAAGGACCTGATCGCCCAGGTCCTCGACCGGCACGCGCCCACCGTGTGGACACCAGGCTCGCTGAACAACGAGATCGGCCTGCCGCTCACGGCGCTCCGCGCGAGCGACGAGACCCGGCACCTGGTCCTGGAGATGGGCGCCCGCGGTATCGGGCACATCCGCTACCTCACCGGCCTCACCCCGCCCCGTATCGGCCTCGTCCTCAACGTGGGCACCGCCCACATCGGCGAGTTCGGCGGCCGGGAGCAGATCGCCGAGGCCAAGGGCGAGCTCGTCGAGGCGCTGCCCTCCGCCGAGGAGGGCGGAGTGGCGGTCCTCAACGCCGACGATCCGCTCGTCCGCGCGATGGCGAGCCGCACCAAGGCCCGCGTGATCCTCTTCGGCGAAGCGGACGAAGCGGCCGTACGGGCCGAGAACGTCCTCCTCACAGAGAACGGACAGCCTTCTTTCAGGCTTCACACACCCACCGGGTGCAGCGACGTGACCTTGCGCCTGTACGGTGAGCACCACGTGTCGAACGCGCTCGCAGCGGCCGCCGTCGCGCACGAGCTGGGCATGCCTGTCGAAGAGATCGCCACCGCGCTCTCCGAGGCCGGCACCCTTTCGCGCTGGCGCATGGAGGTCACCGAGCGTCCGGACGGCGTGACGATCGTCAACGACGCCTACAACGCGAACCCCGAGTCCATGCGAGCCGCCCTGCGCGCGCTCGCGTCCATGGGCCGGGCCGCACAGGCCCGAGGGGCTCGTACGTGGGCGGTGCTCGGCAAGATGGCCGAGCTCGGTGACGCATCGCTCGTCGAGCACGACGCGGTCGGACGGCTCGCCGTCCGGCTCAACGTCAGCAAGCTCGTCGCGGTCGGGGACAGGGAAGCGTCCTGGCTGCAACTGGGCGCATATAACGAGGGTTCGTGGGGTGAGGAGTCGGTGCACGTGTCCGACGCGCAGGCGGCTGTCGACCTGTTGCGCAGTGAGCTGCGCCCGGGGGACGTCGTCCTTGTGAAGGCTTCCAGGTCGGTCGGTCTCGAACGGGTCGCGCTGGCCCTCCTCGACACCGAGGGCGAGGTCGCCGGACGATGA
- the mraY gene encoding phospho-N-acetylmuramoyl-pentapeptide-transferase, whose product MRQILFAGAIGLFLTLIGTPLLIKLLARKGYGQFIRDDGPRGHAGKKGTPTMGGISFILATLIAYALAKVITGEDPTYSGILVLFLMAGMGLVGFLDDYIKIVKQRSLGLRAKAKMAGQLIVGIAFAVLSLQFADMRGLTPASEKLSFITDFGWTIGPVLFVVWALFMILAMSNGVNLTDGLDGLATGASVMVFGAYTFIGLWQFQESCANAVTLTNPNACFEVRDPLDLAVVASALMGACFGFLWWNTSPAKIFMGDTGSLALGGALAGLAICSRTELLLALLGGLFVLITMSVVIQVGSFKMTGKRVFRMAPLQHHFELKGWSEVLVVVRFWIIQGMCVIVGLGLFYAGWASAK is encoded by the coding sequence ATGAGGCAGATCCTCTTCGCGGGGGCCATCGGCCTCTTCCTGACCCTGATCGGCACCCCGCTGCTGATCAAGCTCCTTGCCCGCAAGGGGTACGGGCAGTTCATCCGGGACGACGGCCCGCGCGGCCACGCCGGGAAGAAGGGCACGCCCACCATGGGCGGTATCTCCTTCATCCTGGCCACGCTCATCGCGTACGCCCTGGCCAAGGTCATCACCGGCGAGGACCCGACGTACTCGGGCATCCTGGTGCTGTTCCTCATGGCCGGCATGGGCCTGGTCGGCTTCCTCGACGACTACATCAAGATCGTCAAGCAGCGTTCGCTGGGCCTGCGGGCCAAGGCGAAGATGGCCGGCCAGCTGATCGTCGGCATCGCCTTCGCCGTGCTGTCGCTGCAGTTCGCGGACATGCGCGGGCTCACGCCCGCCTCCGAGAAGCTCTCCTTCATCACGGACTTCGGCTGGACCATCGGCCCGGTGCTGTTCGTGGTCTGGGCGCTCTTCATGATCCTGGCCATGTCCAACGGCGTGAACCTGACGGACGGTCTGGACGGTCTGGCCACCGGCGCCTCGGTGATGGTCTTCGGCGCGTACACCTTCATCGGGCTCTGGCAGTTCCAGGAGTCCTGTGCCAACGCGGTGACGCTGACCAACCCCAACGCCTGCTTCGAGGTGCGTGACCCGCTCGACCTCGCGGTCGTCGCCTCCGCCCTGATGGGCGCCTGCTTCGGCTTCCTGTGGTGGAACACCTCGCCCGCCAAGATCTTCATGGGTGACACCGGCTCGCTCGCCCTCGGCGGCGCGCTCGCCGGTCTCGCCATCTGCTCCCGTACGGAGCTCCTGCTGGCCCTGCTCGGCGGCCTGTTCGTCCTGATCACGATGTCCGTGGTCATCCAGGTCGGCTCGTTCAAGATGACCGGCAAGCGCGTCTTCCGGATGGCCCCCCTCCAGCACCACTTCGAACTCAAGGGGTGGTCGGAGGTCCTGGTCGTCGTCCGGTTCTGGATCATCCAGGGCATGTGCGTGATCGTGGGCCTGGGCCTCTTCTACGCGGGATGGGCATCAGCGAAGTGA
- the murD gene encoding UDP-N-acetylmuramoyl-L-alanine--D-glutamate ligase, with protein MGISEVTEQLDWNGKKVTVAGLGVSGIPAARVLHGLGAVVTVVNDGDDERSRAQAADLEAEDITVRLGDGATLPSGTELIVTTPGWRPDKPLFAAAAEAGVEVWGDVELAWRLRGPGAAPWLAVTGTNGKTTTVRMLASILEAAGLRTAAVGNIGVSLLDAVLGEEPYDVLAVELSSYQLHWAPSVRVHSGAVLNLAPDHLDWHGSMEAYAADKGRIYEGNQVACVYNVADKATEDLVVEADVEEGCRAIGFTLGAPGPSELGVVEGILVDRAFVENRQKNAQELAEVDDVQPPAPHNIANALAAAALARAFGVDAKAVRDGLKAFRPDPHRIELVEEIEGVTYVDDSKATNTHAAEASLAAYDPIVWIAGGLAKGATFDELVQKSAKRLRGAVLIGADRALIREALARHAPEVPVVDLDRTDTGAMSEAVREAARLARPGDTVLLAPACASMDMFTNYNKRGEAFADAVRALAATGDA; from the coding sequence ATGGGCATCAGCGAAGTGACAGAACAGCTCGACTGGAACGGCAAGAAGGTCACCGTCGCGGGGCTCGGGGTCTCCGGGATCCCGGCCGCCCGGGTCCTGCACGGCCTGGGCGCGGTCGTGACCGTCGTCAACGACGGCGACGACGAGCGCTCCCGGGCGCAGGCCGCCGACCTGGAGGCGGAGGACATCACCGTCCGCCTCGGCGACGGGGCGACCCTGCCGTCCGGCACCGAGCTGATCGTCACCACCCCCGGCTGGCGGCCCGACAAGCCGCTCTTCGCGGCCGCCGCCGAGGCGGGCGTGGAGGTCTGGGGCGACGTCGAGCTGGCCTGGCGCCTGCGCGGGCCCGGGGCGGCTCCCTGGCTCGCGGTCACCGGCACCAACGGCAAGACCACGACCGTGCGGATGCTCGCCTCGATCCTGGAGGCGGCCGGTCTGCGGACCGCCGCCGTCGGCAACATCGGGGTCTCGCTCCTCGACGCCGTCCTCGGCGAGGAGCCGTACGACGTGCTCGCCGTCGAACTCTCCAGCTACCAGCTCCACTGGGCGCCGTCCGTCCGCGTCCACTCGGGCGCCGTGCTCAACCTGGCGCCCGACCACCTCGACTGGCACGGCTCGATGGAGGCGTACGCCGCCGACAAGGGCCGGATCTACGAGGGCAACCAGGTCGCCTGTGTCTACAACGTCGCCGACAAGGCGACCGAGGACCTGGTCGTCGAGGCCGACGTCGAGGAGGGCTGCCGGGCCATCGGCTTCACGCTCGGCGCCCCCGGCCCGTCCGAACTGGGCGTCGTCGAGGGCATCCTCGTCGACCGGGCCTTCGTCGAGAACCGGCAGAAGAACGCCCAGGAGCTGGCCGAGGTCGACGACGTCCAGCCCCCGGCCCCGCACAACATCGCCAACGCCCTCGCCGCGGCCGCCCTCGCCCGCGCCTTCGGCGTCGACGCCAAGGCCGTACGGGACGGGCTGAAGGCCTTCCGGCCGGACCCGCACCGCATCGAACTGGTCGAGGAGATCGAGGGCGTCACGTACGTCGACGACTCCAAGGCCACCAACACCCACGCCGCGGAAGCCTCGTTGGCGGCCTACGACCCGATCGTCTGGATCGCCGGCGGCCTGGCCAAGGGCGCGACCTTCGACGAGCTCGTACAGAAGTCGGCGAAGCGCTTGCGCGGGGCCGTCCTGATCGGCGCCGACCGCGCGCTGATCCGCGAAGCCCTGGCGCGACACGCCCCGGAGGTCCCGGTGGTGGACCTCGACCGGACCGACACTGGGGCGATGTCCGAGGCGGTCCGGGAGGCGGCCCGGCTGGCCCGCCCGGGGGACACGGTGCTCCTCGCCCCGGCCTGCGCCTCGATGGACATGTTCACCAACTACAACAAGCGGGGCGAGGCCTTCGCGGACGCTGTCCGCGCCCTCGCCGCCACCGGGGACGCCTGA
- the ftsW gene encoding putative lipid II flippase FtsW has translation MPSKIAGTRRPSAVRGGGRAPATPRRTRGGGVRRLHERALKAWDRPLTAYYVIIGAALLITMLGLVMVFSASMITALRYDLVPSYFFRKQFFAALLGTGLLLAASRMPVKLHRALAYPILVGAVFLMVLVQIPGIGHSVNGNQNWISLGGPFQLQPSEFGKLALILWGADLLARKQDMRLLSQWKHMLVPLVPVAFMLLGLIMLGGDMGTSIILAAILFGLLWTAGAPTRLFVGVLSVAGAIGVLLIKTSDNRMKRFDCIGATDPGGEGAPCLQAAHGIYALASGGWFGSGLGASVEKWGQLPEAHTDFIFAVTGEELGLAGTLSVVALFAALGYAGIRVAGRTEDPFVRYAAGGVTTWITAQAVINIGAVLGLLPIAGVPLPLFSYGGSALLPTMFAVGLLIAFARQDPAAKAALAMRRPGWGKRAGVRWKSMRRRAKKRPSGER, from the coding sequence ATGCCGAGCAAGATCGCCGGGACACGCCGGCCTTCCGCCGTACGCGGCGGAGGGCGGGCCCCAGCGACCCCGCGGCGGACCCGAGGCGGGGGCGTACGGCGGCTCCACGAGCGGGCGCTGAAGGCCTGGGACCGGCCCCTCACCGCGTACTACGTGATCATCGGCGCGGCGCTGCTCATCACCATGCTCGGCCTGGTGATGGTCTTCTCCGCCTCGATGATCACGGCGCTCCGCTACGACCTGGTGCCCTCCTACTTCTTCCGGAAGCAGTTCTTCGCCGCGCTCCTCGGCACCGGACTGCTCCTGGCCGCCTCCCGGATGCCGGTGAAGCTGCACCGCGCGCTCGCCTACCCGATCCTCGTCGGCGCCGTCTTCCTGATGGTGCTCGTGCAGATCCCCGGGATAGGGCACTCGGTCAACGGCAACCAGAACTGGATCTCGCTCGGCGGCCCCTTCCAGCTCCAGCCCAGCGAGTTCGGCAAGCTGGCGCTGATCCTGTGGGGGGCCGACCTGCTGGCCCGCAAGCAGGACATGCGGCTGCTGTCCCAGTGGAAGCACATGCTCGTCCCGCTGGTCCCCGTGGCCTTCATGCTGCTCGGACTGATCATGCTCGGCGGCGACATGGGCACCTCGATCATCCTCGCCGCGATCCTCTTCGGTCTGCTGTGGACGGCCGGTGCACCCACCCGGCTCTTCGTCGGAGTGCTCTCCGTCGCCGGTGCGATCGGTGTGCTGCTGATCAAGACGAGTGACAACCGGATGAAGCGCTTCGACTGCATCGGCGCGACCGACCCCGGCGGCGAGGGAGCCCCCTGTCTCCAGGCAGCGCACGGAATCTATGCTCTGGCCTCGGGCGGATGGTTCGGTTCCGGGCTTGGCGCCAGTGTGGAGAAATGGGGCCAACTCCCCGAAGCGCACACCGACTTCATCTTCGCGGTCACCGGTGAGGAACTGGGTCTCGCGGGGACGCTGTCGGTAGTCGCCCTGTTCGCGGCTCTAGGCTATGCGGGTATCCGCGTGGCCGGACGCACGGAGGACCCCTTCGTGAGGTACGCCGCGGGAGGCGTGACCACCTGGATCACGGCGCAGGCCGTGATCAACATCGGTGCGGTGCTCGGCTTGCTGCCGATCGCCGGAGTCCCGCTCCCGCTGTTCTCGTACGGGGGGTCGGCCCTGCTGCCGACCATGTTCGCCGTCGGGCTCCTCATCGCCTTCGCGCGACAGGATCCCGCCGCGAAAGCGGCCCTGGCCATGCGCCGCCCCGGCTGGGGCAAGCGGGCCGGGGTGAGATGGAAGTCGATGCGACGGCGCGCCAAGAAGCGCCCGTCCGGAGAGCGGTGA
- the murG gene encoding undecaprenyldiphospho-muramoylpentapeptide beta-N-acetylglucosaminyltransferase yields the protein MHVVLAGGGTAGHIEPALALADALRRQDPSVGITALGTEKGLETRLVPERGYELALIPAVPLPRKPTPELITVPGRLRGTIKAAEQILERTKADCVVGFGGYVALPGYLAAKRLGVPIVVHEANARPGLANKIGSRYAAGVAVATPDSKLRNARYIGIPLRYSIATLDRARVRPEARAAFGLDPNLPTLLVSGGSQGARRLNEVVQQIAPVLQRSGIQILHAVGPKNEMPRVDNMPGMPPYVPVPYVDRMDLAYAAADMMLCRAGAMTVAELSAVGLPAAYVPLPIGNGEQRLNAQPVVKAGGGLLVDDAELSPQWVQGNVLPVLADPHRLYEMSRAAAEFGRRDADDLLVGMVYEAIAARRQA from the coding sequence GTGCATGTCGTACTCGCCGGCGGGGGGACCGCCGGCCACATCGAGCCCGCGCTGGCCCTCGCGGATGCCCTGCGCAGGCAGGACCCCAGCGTGGGGATCACAGCGCTGGGCACGGAAAAGGGTCTGGAGACCCGGCTCGTGCCCGAGCGGGGCTACGAGTTGGCGCTCATCCCCGCCGTACCGCTGCCCCGCAAGCCCACCCCTGAGCTGATCACCGTCCCCGGGCGGCTCCGCGGCACGATCAAGGCCGCCGAGCAGATCCTGGAGCGCACGAAGGCCGACTGTGTCGTCGGCTTCGGCGGCTATGTGGCGCTGCCCGGCTATCTCGCGGCCAAGCGGCTCGGGGTGCCGATCGTGGTCCACGAGGCCAACGCCCGGCCGGGCCTGGCCAACAAGATCGGCTCGCGGTACGCGGCCGGGGTCGCCGTCGCCACCCCGGACAGCAAGCTCCGCAACGCCCGCTACATCGGCATCCCGCTGCGGTACAGCATCGCGACCCTCGACCGGGCGCGGGTGCGTCCCGAGGCGCGCGCCGCCTTCGGGCTCGACCCGAACCTGCCGACGCTGCTCGTCTCGGGCGGCTCGCAGGGCGCCCGGCGGCTCAACGAGGTCGTCCAGCAGATCGCCCCGGTGCTTCAGCGCTCGGGCATCCAGATCCTGCACGCGGTCGGCCCGAAGAACGAAATGCCGCGCGTCGACAACATGCCCGGTATGCCGCCGTACGTGCCGGTACCGTACGTGGACCGGATGGATCTCGCGTACGCCGCGGCCGACATGATGCTCTGCCGCGCGGGCGCGATGACCGTCGCCGAGCTCTCCGCCGTCGGGCTGCCGGCCGCGTACGTCCCGCTGCCCATCGGCAACGGCGAACAGCGGCTCAACGCCCAGCCGGTGGTCAAGGCCGGGGGTGGACTCCTCGTCGACGACGCGGAGCTGTCGCCGCAGTGGGTGCAGGGCAACGTTTTGCCCGTACTGGCCGATCCGCACCGGTTGTACGAGATGTCCCGCGCCGCCGCCGAGTTCGGCCGCCGGGACGCCGACGACCTGCTCGTCGGCATGGTGTACGAGGCGATCGCCGCCCGCCGACAGGCGTAG